One region of Peptococcaceae bacterium 1198_IL3148 genomic DNA includes:
- the cas2 gene encoding CRISPR-associated endonuclease Cas2, with protein MFVILVYDINVKRVAKVLKTVRKYLHWVQNSVFEGEISKANYQKLKTEIRNIINNEEDSVIIYVFRTLQYSSREIMGIEKGGEDIFL; from the coding sequence ATGTTTGTAATCCTAGTTTATGATATTAATGTTAAAAGAGTAGCTAAGGTATTAAAGACTGTACGTAAGTACCTCCATTGGGTGCAGAACTCTGTATTTGAGGGTGAGATTTCTAAAGCCAATTATCAAAAATTAAAAACAGAAATTCGAAACATCATTAATAATGAAGAAGATTCTGTTATCATTTATGTTTTTCGCACACTTCAATATTCAAGCCGAGAAATTATGGGAATAGAAAAGGGCGGTGAAGATATTTTTCTTTAA
- a CDS encoding nitroreductase family protein, with amino-acid sequence MIKIDAEKCIGCGLCVKDCFPQDIAIVDGKAQVKNVTCLKCGHCIAVCPQRAVSIEEYNMEEVKDYNKEAFTVDADQLLNFIKFRRTVRQFKKQEVETEKILKIIEAGRFTQTGSNMQDVSYIVVREGLQQLKALAYQSLKNKAEAMLANLTPETMQFKRYAEMWVQMYQGYQQNPDENDKLFFNAPAIIVVTAHSQVNGALASSNMELMTNALGLGTFFSGFFVIASQDNKQIMDFLGIDGGKQIVTCMVIGYPNVKYLRTVPRKEADIRWK; translated from the coding sequence ATGATAAAAATTGATGCTGAAAAATGTATCGGTTGTGGACTATGCGTTAAAGACTGTTTTCCCCAAGACATAGCAATAGTTGACGGAAAGGCCCAGGTTAAAAATGTAACCTGCCTTAAGTGTGGTCACTGCATTGCTGTATGCCCCCAAAGGGCTGTATCTATTGAAGAGTATAATATGGAAGAAGTAAAGGATTATAATAAAGAAGCCTTTACAGTGGATGCCGATCAGTTATTAAACTTTATTAAATTCAGAAGAACGGTTAGACAATTTAAGAAACAAGAGGTAGAAACCGAAAAAATCTTAAAAATTATCGAGGCCGGCAGGTTTACCCAAACCGGTAGTAATATGCAAGATGTATCCTATATCGTTGTCAGAGAGGGATTGCAGCAGTTAAAGGCTTTAGCCTATCAAAGCTTAAAGAATAAGGCAGAAGCCATGCTGGCCAATTTAACCCCAGAGACCATGCAGTTTAAGAGATATGCTGAGATGTGGGTGCAAATGTATCAAGGCTATCAACAAAATCCTGATGAAAATGACAAACTATTTTTTAATGCTCCGGCAATAATTGTTGTAACTGCCCATTCCCAAGTCAATGGTGCCTTGGCTTCTTCCAATATGGAACTGATGACCAATGCTTTAGGGCTGGGAACTTTCTTTAGTGGTTTCTTTGTAATTGCCTCCCAAGACAATAAACAGATTATGGATTTTCTCGGCATAGATGGGGGCAAGCAAATTGTAACCTGTATGGTAATCGGTTATCCTAATGTGAAATATTTAAGAACAGTACCCAGAAAAGAGGCCGATATCCGCTGGAAATAA
- a CDS encoding DUF5131 family protein, protein MTNWNPWHGCTKISPGCLNCYVYRRDAEFDRDASMVHKTLSFNLPIKKNRKGEYKLQPDGDFVYTCFTSDFFHPDADQWRIDAWRFMKERSDLQFFFVTKRPDRFYVNLPADWGEGYDNVHICCTCENQQMADVRLPVFLELPIKHQSIIHEPMLEAIEIRTYLAKYRHRIEKVICGGESGDAARLCDYSWVLSTRSQCVEYDVPFHFKQTGANFRKGNRIYKIPRKYQLTQAAKAGIDYKTDRR, encoded by the coding sequence ATAACCAATTGGAATCCCTGGCATGGATGTACCAAAATCAGCCCGGGCTGTCTTAACTGTTATGTATATCGACGGGATGCTGAATTTGACCGGGATGCTTCAATGGTGCATAAAACTTTATCCTTTAATTTGCCTATAAAGAAAAATCGCAAAGGTGAATATAAATTGCAACCCGATGGCGATTTTGTTTATACTTGTTTTACCTCTGACTTCTTTCACCCAGATGCCGATCAGTGGCGGATAGATGCTTGGCGGTTTATGAAAGAACGTTCAGATTTGCAGTTTTTCTTTGTGACCAAGCGCCCCGACCGTTTTTATGTCAATTTACCGGCAGACTGGGGTGAGGGTTATGACAACGTGCATATCTGCTGTACCTGCGAAAATCAACAAATGGCCGATGTCAGATTGCCTGTTTTTTTGGAGTTGCCCATTAAACACCAATCCATTATCCATGAACCAATGTTGGAGGCCATCGAAATTCGAACCTATTTGGCAAAATATCGTCACCGCATCGAAAAGGTAATCTGTGGTGGTGAATCTGGTGATGCAGCCAGATTATGTGACTATAGTTGGGTGCTTTCCACCCGATCCCAATGTGTAGAATATGACGTGCCTTTTCATTTCAAACAAACCGGCGCCAACTTTCGTAAAGGGAATCGGATATATAAAATCCCCAGAAAGTATCAGCTAACTCAGGCAGCCAAGGCCGGTATTGATTATAAAACTGATAGGAGGTAA
- a CDS encoding flavodoxin family protein — translation MKVVAFNGSPNKAGNTYHAIKLVTEELEKEGIKIEIIHVGNKVIRGCLACGQCIKNKNERCAINDEVNDWLQLMKGADGIILGSPTHYSAIAGTMKSFLDRAVYVAGANGGMLRHKVGVAVVAVRRSGGLPTFNQLNNYLNYSEMLIPTSNYWNVIHGRAPGEALQDAEGVQIMRVLGKNMAWLLKLVENGKGAVPEPAMEDKVFTNFIR, via the coding sequence ATGAAGGTTGTAGCTTTTAACGGTAGTCCAAATAAAGCGGGCAATACTTATCATGCCATTAAGTTGGTGACTGAGGAATTAGAAAAAGAAGGTATCAAAATCGAAATCATTCATGTGGGCAACAAGGTAATTAGAGGTTGTTTGGCCTGTGGTCAATGTATAAAGAATAAAAACGAAAGATGTGCCATCAATGATGAAGTCAATGACTGGTTGCAATTAATGAAGGGGGCAGATGGCATCATTTTGGGTTCGCCCACACATTATTCAGCCATTGCCGGCACCATGAAATCATTTTTGGATCGAGCTGTTTATGTAGCTGGTGCCAATGGTGGCATGTTAAGACATAAGGTTGGGGTGGCGGTGGTTGCCGTTAGACGATCCGGCGGTCTGCCAACCTTTAATCAGCTAAACAACTACCTTAACTATTCCGAAATGTTGATCCCCACTTCTAACTACTGGAACGTTATTCATGGCAGAGCTCCCGGCGAGGCATTGCAGGATGCTGAAGGGGTACAAATTATGAGGGTTCTGGGTAAAAATATGGCTTGGCTATTGAAATTGGTGGAGAACGGCAAAGGTGCTGTGCCAGAGCCGGCAATGGAAGATAAAGTGTTTACCAACTTTATTCGCTAG
- a CDS encoding ImmA/IrrE family metallo-endopeptidase, with amino-acid sequence MPRVRKIPKKPNFRRAILRAYQYLVQLDIKGLPVDPFAIVKNEPNIYLCSWTELRKTHRVTDPYNLKRNGADAKVQIIRGTSDYLIVFDDTIKSRERIRWTIAHEIGHILLGHLVYYEETALNRGGLTEEQYGTLEVEAHWFAEALLAPTAVLYQFKICDPKEIALLCDISLDAAEESAKHVRNYQVKVQHLEMTLVRNFFRFFYTQKHLQSIANGIFRYCGRRQYKGVYKICRICRNCRAYISDPGQKYCHVCGQQIANPDDGKGLPRIGKYYPHIDTREDGRILYCPVCKNHSFSNQATVCEECGTALGNICLHETTLLSGIYRYCPNCGNMTSFEETGLYDLIEEPNLPDLLTFKQGSYQDYIEYEYWEYIIASCYYANMDLYTALANSKAIRDEGNFVIFATDFDSAKTIQKHKDFLIRQIREYGQTMVTDVELIYKRF; translated from the coding sequence ATGCCAAGAGTAAGAAAAATTCCAAAAAAGCCTAATTTTAGGCGGGCGATATTGAGAGCCTATCAATACTTAGTGCAATTGGACATCAAAGGGCTGCCGGTGGACCCCTTTGCAATTGTCAAAAATGAGCCAAACATATATTTGTGTAGCTGGACCGAGCTGAGAAAGACACACAGGGTGACAGACCCTTATAATTTAAAGAGGAACGGTGCCGATGCTAAAGTCCAAATTATCCGGGGAACATCTGACTATTTAATTGTGTTTGATGATACTATTAAAAGCCGGGAACGCATTCGTTGGACCATTGCCCACGAAATTGGCCATATTTTATTGGGACATCTGGTTTATTATGAAGAAACCGCTTTAAATCGCGGTGGGTTGACGGAAGAACAATATGGAACTTTAGAAGTGGAGGCCCACTGGTTTGCCGAAGCGCTGCTGGCACCCACTGCGGTTCTTTACCAGTTTAAAATTTGTGATCCGAAGGAAATTGCTTTATTGTGTGACATTTCTTTGGATGCCGCCGAGGAAAGTGCAAAGCATGTAAGAAACTATCAAGTAAAGGTGCAACATTTGGAGATGACGCTGGTGCGGAATTTCTTTCGGTTCTTTTATACTCAAAAGCATCTACAGTCAATTGCCAATGGTATATTCAGATATTGCGGCCGTCGCCAATATAAAGGAGTGTATAAAATCTGTCGCATTTGCCGAAACTGCCGTGCCTATATATCGGACCCCGGTCAGAAATATTGCCATGTCTGCGGCCAACAAATTGCCAACCCCGACGACGGCAAAGGGCTACCCAGAATTGGCAAGTATTATCCCCATATTGACACCCGGGAAGACGGCCGAATTTTATATTGTCCAGTCTGTAAAAACCACAGTTTTTCTAACCAAGCCACTGTATGTGAAGAATGCGGTACCGCTTTGGGCAATATTTGTTTACATGAGACAACTTTGTTATCCGGTATATATCGGTACTGCCCAAACTGCGGCAACATGACCAGCTTTGAGGAAACGGGGTTGTATGACTTAATAGAGGAACCCAACCTACCGGACTTATTAACTTTTAAACAGGGTAGCTATCAAGACTACATTGAATATGAGTATTGGGAATACATCATTGCCAGTTGTTATTATGCCAACATGGATCTTTATACTGCGCTGGCAAACTCTAAGGCCATTAGGGATGAGGGCAACTTCGTTATCTTTGCCACAGATTTTGACAGTGCCAAAACTATACAAAAACACAAAGACTTTTTGATCCGCCAGATTAGAGAATATGGACAAACAATGGTCACTGATGTGGAACTTATCTATAAGAGGTTTTGA
- a CDS encoding helix-turn-helix transcriptional regulator: MATLGQFVKERRQAKEWSKRKLAIEAGISHTEVHRIENGERQNPSVPVLNALAEALGVAKEEMLQAAGYIDEQDQTVSLIEKVFPDLKTEVQRNALRKIVDGLARNADLEEGDAEDLVRQTEMFLAYAKSKKNSKKA, encoded by the coding sequence ATGGCAACATTGGGGCAGTTTGTCAAAGAACGGCGGCAAGCTAAAGAATGGTCTAAAAGAAAATTGGCCATTGAAGCTGGTATCAGCCACACCGAAGTACACCGCATTGAAAATGGCGAACGGCAAAACCCATCGGTACCGGTGCTGAATGCTTTAGCGGAAGCCTTAGGGGTGGCCAAGGAAGAAATGTTGCAGGCGGCAGGCTACATTGATGAACAAGACCAAACGGTGTCTTTAATTGAAAAGGTGTTTCCGGACTTGAAAACCGAAGTGCAACGCAACGCTTTGCGCAAAATTGTGGATGGTTTGGCCAGAAATGCAGATTTAGAAGAAGGAGATGCAGAGGACTTAGTGCGGCAAACGGAGATGTTCCTAGCCTATGCCAAGAGTAAGAAAAATTCCAAAAAAGCCTAA
- a CDS encoding helix-turn-helix transcriptional regulator translates to MVPNRDYLLQLVREKDWSGSELGRRMGISRTEANRLLNGSRVGGKKVIAGLMKAFPEEPLNRLFLLPTVEPKNNKGKATSK, encoded by the coding sequence TTGGTGCCAAATCGCGACTATCTTTTACAACTGGTTAGGGAGAAAGATTGGTCTGGCAGTGAACTGGGGCGGCGGATGGGCATATCCAGAACGGAAGCCAACCGCCTGCTAAACGGCAGTAGGGTGGGGGGCAAAAAAGTCATTGCTGGCTTGATGAAGGCTTTCCCCGAGGAACCTTTAAATAGGCTGTTTCTTTTGCCCACTGTGGAACCTAAAAACAACAAAGGAAAGGCAACTTCCAAATAG
- a CDS encoding DUF2325 domain-containing protein: MSVFIVGGDKLGNIGDKLKKYGFDRVFHEKGRKMIRNKNLNIPVKTGLVIVLTDFVNHNISEMIKKQAKNKEIPIIHTKRSWSAISQKMYQIHETGSLVK; this comes from the coding sequence ATGTCAGTATTTATAGTGGGTGGCGACAAATTGGGTAATATTGGGGATAAACTAAAAAAATATGGGTTTGATCGGGTATTTCACGAAAAAGGCAGAAAAATGATTCGAAATAAAAATTTGAATATTCCAGTAAAGACAGGCTTAGTCATTGTCCTTACAGATTTCGTTAATCATAACATTTCAGAAATGATTAAAAAGCAAGCTAAAAATAAAGAGATTCCCATTATACATACCAAACGTTCGTGGTCGGCAATATCACAAAAAATGTATCAAATACACGAGACTGGTAGTTTAGTTAAATAG
- a CDS encoding DNA-3-methyladenine glycosylase I gives MQRCPWCEGDELYSAYHDQEWGVPVHDDQVHFEFLVLESAQAGLSWLTVLKKRPNYRRAYDDFNVEKVARYDDNKIEELMNNPGIIRNRRKIEASVNNAKRFLEIQKEFGCFDRYLWSFVDNQPIKNRWQTVDDVPAYTELSDEISKDLKKRGFKFIGTTIVYSYLQAVGIVNDHIVDCFRYHQI, from the coding sequence TTGCAAAGATGTCCTTGGTGTGAAGGTGATGAACTGTATAGCGCATATCATGATCAAGAATGGGGCGTGCCTGTTCATGATGATCAAGTGCATTTTGAATTTTTAGTGTTGGAATCTGCCCAGGCGGGGTTGAGTTGGCTAACTGTTTTAAAGAAAAGGCCAAACTATAGAAGGGCCTATGATGATTTTAATGTGGAAAAAGTAGCCCGTTATGATGACAACAAGATTGAAGAATTAATGAATAACCCCGGCATCATTAGAAACCGCAGAAAAATTGAGGCATCCGTTAATAACGCCAAAAGATTTTTAGAAATTCAAAAGGAATTTGGCTGCTTTGATCGCTACCTATGGTCCTTTGTCGATAATCAGCCAATAAAAAATCGCTGGCAAACTGTAGATGATGTACCAGCCTATACCGAGTTGTCGGATGAAATAAGTAAGGATCTCAAAAAAAGAGGCTTTAAATTCATCGGTACCACCATTGTCTATTCCTATCTGCAAGCCGTCGGCATTGTAAACGACCATATTGTAGATTGTTTTCGCTATCATCAAATATAG
- a CDS encoding alpha/beta fold hydrolase — MPGNQVVLIHGFAKNSQDMLPLQNNLQLLGYQGILINLPLTFKPLEYSVGLLETVLDDKLSNLAGSEKIHLVGHSTGGLVIRGWLATTKYKDKVDKGVLLATPNQGSQLADMAGRCLPLLPALCKTLASLQSERVKQLPPPTELSVELGAIAGNNNNLLLGKLLKEENDGRVTVESVRIPGLKDFMTLPFGHQEIHKKLETAQLIDRFLQRGKFR; from the coding sequence GTGCCTGGTAATCAAGTTGTTTTAATACACGGCTTTGCTAAAAATAGCCAAGATATGCTACCGTTACAAAATAATCTCCAGTTATTGGGTTATCAAGGGATATTGATTAATTTGCCCCTGACCTTTAAACCCCTTGAGTACAGTGTGGGGTTGTTAGAGACTGTTTTAGATGATAAATTATCAAATTTAGCGGGCAGCGAAAAAATCCACCTGGTGGGGCATAGTACCGGTGGCTTGGTGATCCGAGGTTGGTTGGCCACAACTAAGTATAAAGATAAGGTGGATAAAGGTGTGTTGTTGGCCACACCCAATCAGGGCAGCCAACTGGCCGATATGGCAGGCAGGTGTTTACCGTTGCTACCCGCCCTTTGCAAAACCCTAGCATCTCTGCAAAGTGAACGGGTAAAGCAGTTGCCTCCGCCCACTGAACTATCGGTGGAATTGGGGGCCATTGCCGGCAACAACAACAATCTGCTGCTGGGCAAGTTGCTAAAGGAAGAAAATGACGGCCGCGTGACGGTGGAATCGGTGCGCATACCGGGGTTAAAGGATTTTATGACTTTACCCTTTGGGCATCAAGAGATCCATAAAAAGTTAGAGACTGCCCAATTAATTGATCGGTTTTTACAAAGGGGCAAATTTAGATAA
- a CDS encoding WYL domain-containing protein produces the protein MYDRLNRGQIINKNQETTAFNVDEKTVRRDIEDLRTYLADANLNHSNGSLSICYDKKLNGYVLSGDNSVWLTNEEVLLIVKIVLESRALPREELNQLLDKIMLQCIPEEREHIKKVILNERYHYVPVNHGQPLGERIWQLSYAVREHRLVDIEYQKIGHPTAVKRMIEPVGIIFSEYYFYLIGYIAGYGYEFPAVYRLDRIKNFVVTDSHFYIPDAQRFEEGEFRKRVQFMHPGSLMRIQFRFWGPSLEAVLDRLPTAKVLSIDKGSALIEAEVFGRGIKMWLLSQAQYLEVIKPEDFRAEMKQTIQAMLNNYN, from the coding sequence ATGTATGATCGGTTAAATCGGGGGCAAATCATCAATAAAAACCAAGAAACCACTGCATTTAATGTGGATGAAAAAACGGTGCGAAGGGATATTGAAGACCTCAGAACGTATTTGGCAGACGCTAACCTAAACCACAGTAACGGTTCTTTATCCATTTGTTATGACAAAAAACTCAACGGTTATGTGCTCAGTGGCGATAATAGTGTCTGGCTGACCAATGAAGAGGTGCTGTTAATAGTTAAAATTGTTTTAGAGAGCCGTGCTTTGCCCCGGGAGGAGCTTAATCAACTGTTGGATAAAATTATGTTGCAGTGTATTCCTGAGGAACGAGAGCATATTAAAAAGGTAATTTTAAATGAACGTTATCATTATGTGCCGGTAAATCATGGTCAACCCTTGGGGGAAAGGATTTGGCAGTTAAGTTATGCTGTGCGGGAACACCGATTGGTTGACATAGAATACCAAAAAATAGGGCACCCTACTGCGGTCAAGCGCATGATAGAGCCAGTGGGGATTATCTTTTCAGAATATTATTTTTACCTAATTGGTTACATAGCGGGTTATGGCTATGAGTTCCCGGCGGTTTATCGGTTAGATCGCATCAAAAATTTCGTGGTTACCGATAGTCATTTTTATATACCCGATGCCCAGCGTTTTGAAGAGGGTGAATTTCGTAAACGGGTGCAGTTTATGCATCCGGGCAGTTTAATGCGCATTCAGTTTCGATTTTGGGGACCGTCATTGGAAGCGGTGCTGGATAGGTTGCCAACGGCAAAAGTGCTCAGCATTGACAAGGGGTCCGCTTTGATTGAGGCGGAGGTGTTTGGCCGGGGTATAAAAATGTGGTTACTCAGTCAGGCCCAATACTTAGAGGTGATCAAACCAGAGGACTTTAGAGCAGAAATGAAACAAACCATCCAAGCAATGCTTAACAACTACAACTAG
- a CDS encoding methyl-accepting chemotaxis protein yields the protein MVKSLKARMLILIFVTLLVSIGIVGYLVTNSISSNVTKIVNQNNQSFSHAIQNTIDNFLQEKASVLLTLNASEEVKNLDLEGMDKLFSAVKESNESFTNVYYCNLDGKLDVLVPHAEMAADFDGRTRPWYELAKSSGQISYSDVYIDVVTGDPVIAISYPVKDQDGNFHGVIVADVSLSALTELVNTQKIGETGFIYITDQKGKVIAHPNQQLVKESKDLSGNDYVKKALAGESGTYSNEEQLVYYNEIPSTGWGLFVEQATADAYAIQNSIINRILSIAGVLFVAIVVAAWLAVNKLCAILNSLSTGVKRYAAGDFTAKIEVNYDTELGELGHNINNMGESLRKLISDINVTSHSLASHSEQLAAANQEVSATMEEVASTTNKVNAMAESGYQNVVSSVDKAHQAQVTAQQGAKAVGLLIRQNNEINEFSTEIASSMGDLTNLSAQIGSITSAISAIAEQTNLLALNAAIEAARAGEHGKGFAVVAEEVRKLAEQSSKSTKEINEIIGEVQGAIAQISDMLQATDTMRSRSSELAGNASAALGDIQQAVEHTIEIVEEMSHSIKQTSQGLEQVAANNQQVSSTVQQMSGSAQELAELANELNSTVEKFKI from the coding sequence ATGGTAAAAAGTTTAAAAGCAAGAATGCTGATTTTAATCTTTGTTACATTATTGGTCAGTATCGGTATAGTGGGCTATTTAGTAACTAATTCCATCTCCAGCAATGTAACAAAAATTGTCAACCAAAACAATCAATCCTTTAGTCATGCCATCCAGAACACCATCGATAACTTTCTACAAGAAAAGGCCTCGGTACTATTAACCTTAAATGCCAGCGAAGAGGTTAAAAATCTTGATCTGGAAGGGATGGACAAGTTATTCAGCGCCGTCAAGGAAAGCAACGAATCCTTTACCAACGTGTATTATTGCAATTTAGATGGTAAATTGGATGTGCTGGTGCCCCATGCGGAAATGGCCGCTGATTTCGACGGCAGGACTAGGCCGTGGTATGAATTGGCCAAATCCAGCGGCCAAATAAGCTACTCTGATGTCTACATAGATGTTGTCACCGGTGATCCAGTGATTGCCATATCCTACCCAGTTAAGGATCAGGACGGAAATTTCCATGGCGTCATCGTTGCTGATGTGTCGCTGTCTGCGCTGACAGAGTTAGTCAACACCCAAAAAATTGGTGAAACGGGCTTTATTTATATTACCGATCAAAAGGGTAAAGTAATCGCTCACCCCAACCAACAATTGGTTAAGGAAAGTAAAGATTTATCTGGCAATGACTACGTTAAAAAAGCGCTGGCCGGAGAAAGCGGCACCTATAGTAATGAAGAACAGCTGGTTTATTACAATGAAATTCCCAGCACCGGCTGGGGGTTGTTTGTGGAACAGGCCACCGCCGATGCCTATGCAATCCAGAATAGTATTATAAATCGCATTTTATCCATTGCCGGTGTATTGTTTGTGGCAATTGTCGTCGCCGCTTGGTTGGCGGTAAATAAGCTTTGTGCCATTTTGAATTCGCTGTCCACCGGTGTAAAACGATATGCCGCTGGTGACTTTACCGCTAAAATTGAAGTCAATTACGATACCGAATTGGGTGAACTGGGCCATAACATCAACAACATGGGTGAAAGCCTAAGAAAGCTGATCAGCGATATCAACGTAACTTCCCACTCCTTGGCCTCCCATAGCGAACAGCTGGCCGCTGCCAACCAAGAGGTCAGTGCCACCATGGAAGAAGTGGCCAGTACCACCAATAAGGTTAACGCCATGGCAGAAAGCGGCTATCAGAATGTAGTTAGCTCGGTGGACAAAGCCCACCAGGCTCAGGTAACGGCTCAACAAGGGGCCAAGGCCGTTGGCCTGTTAATTAGACAAAACAATGAAATAAATGAGTTTTCCACCGAGATTGCCAGCAGCATGGGTGACCTTACCAACCTTTCGGCACAGATTGGCAGTATCACCTCTGCCATTTCTGCCATAGCTGAGCAAACCAACCTACTGGCGTTAAATGCTGCCATAGAGGCTGCCCGGGCTGGCGAGCACGGCAAAGGGTTTGCGGTGGTGGCAGAGGAAGTAAGAAAACTGGCGGAGCAATCCTCTAAATCCACCAAGGAAATCAATGAAATTATTGGTGAGGTACAAGGTGCCATTGCTCAAATAAGCGATATGTTACAGGCCACCGATACCATGCGGAGCAGAAGTAGCGAACTGGCAGGAAATGCCAGCGCTGCGCTGGGTGACATTCAACAGGCCGTTGAGCACACCATTGAAATTGTGGAAGAGATGTCCCATAGCATTAAGCAGACCTCCCAAGGATTAGAACAGGTGGCGGCCAACAATCAACAGGTATCCTCCACCGTTCAACAGATGAGTGGCTCTGCCCAAGAATTGGCCGAGCTGGCCAACGAACTGAACAGCACCGTTGAAAAGTTTAAAATTTAA
- a CDS encoding undecaprenyl-diphosphate phosphatase, translated as MDLYALFVAFILGLVEGMTEFAPISSTGHMIIVDDLLLHSKEIFSSSVANSFKVVIQLGSILAVVVVFKERFIDLLDLRKRHIYQSQRLTLTKIIVGLIPAGVLGFLFEDYIDEHLFSVETVIIGLVLGAFLMILADKFRPNFAKETVDEISYKQALGMGLFQCIGLWPGFSRSGSTISGGVLLGMSHRAASDFTFIMAVPVMLGASGLSLIKNWQYFTIDALPFFIVGFISAFIFALLSIRFFLKLINRIKLVPFAIYRILLAILIIIVY; from the coding sequence ATGGATTTATACGCATTATTTGTGGCCTTTATTTTAGGGCTGGTGGAAGGGATGACCGAGTTTGCTCCCATTTCATCCACCGGTCACATGATTATTGTTGACGATCTGTTGCTGCACTCTAAGGAGATATTCTCCTCCTCGGTGGCCAACAGCTTTAAAGTGGTGATCCAACTGGGATCTATTTTAGCGGTGGTGGTGGTATTTAAAGAACGCTTTATTGACCTGTTAGATCTCAGAAAACGCCATATTTACCAGTCCCAAAGGTTAACCCTAACCAAAATTATTGTCGGTTTAATTCCAGCCGGGGTATTGGGTTTCTTGTTTGAGGATTACATCGATGAACACTTGTTTTCTGTGGAAACAGTAATCATTGGTCTGGTGTTGGGAGCATTTTTGATGATTCTCGCGGATAAGTTTCGTCCAAATTTTGCCAAAGAAACCGTTGATGAAATTAGCTATAAACAAGCCCTGGGCATGGGATTATTTCAGTGCATCGGATTGTGGCCGGGCTTTTCCCGCTCAGGATCAACCATTTCCGGTGGGGTGTTGCTGGGCATGAGTCACCGGGCGGCATCGGACTTCACCTTTATAATGGCGGTGCCGGTAATGTTAGGGGCCAGCGGGCTATCGCTAATTAAAAACTGGCAATACTTTACCATCGATGCCCTACCATTTTTTATTGTGGGCTTTATCAGCGCCTTTATTTTTGCACTATTGTCCATTCGTTTCTTTTTAAAATTGATTAACCGCATTAAGTTGGTTCCATTTGCCATTTACCGCATTTTGTTGGCCATTCTCATTATCATCGTTTATTAA